The following DNA comes from Thermoanaerobaculia bacterium.
GGTGCGCGAGGTCGCTTCGAAGACCTCCGACGTCGCCGGCGACGGCACGACGACCGCGACGGTGCTCGCTCAGGCGATCTACCGCGAGGGCTCGAAGAACGTGACCGCGGGCGCGAACCCGATGGAGCTCAAGCAGGGAATCGACATCGCCGTCCGGGCGGCGGTCGACCACATCGACAAGATCAAGACCGACGTCCAGGGCAAGGACATCGCTCACGTCGGGACGATTTCCGCCAACAACGACGCCGAGATCGGCCGGATCATCGCCGAGGCGATGGACAAGGTCGGCAAGGACGGCGTGATCACGGTCGAGGAAGCCAAGGGCCTGGAGACGACGCTCGAAGTCGTCGAGGGCATGCAGTTCGACCGCGGCTATCTCTCGCCGTACTTCATCACCGACGCCGAGCGGATGGAGTGCGTCCTCGAGAACGCCAAGGTCCTCCTCTTCGAGAAGAAGATCTCCAACATGAAGGACCTGCTCCCGATCCTCGAGCAGGTCGCCAAGCAGGGCAAGCCGTTCCTCATCATCGCCGAAGAGGTCGAGGGCGAAGCGCTCGCGACACTCGTCGTCAACAAGCTGCGCGGCACGCTCCAGGTCGCCGCGGTGAAGGCGCCGGGATTCGGCGACCGCCGCAAGGCGATGCTCGAAGACATCGCGATCCTCACGGGCGGGAAGCTCATCTCCGAGGACCTCGGGATCAAGCTCGAGAGCGTCAAGTGGGAGGACCTCGGCTCCGCGAAGAAGGTCACGGTCGACAAGGAGAACACGACGATCGTCACCGACACCTCCGACAAGAAGAAGAAGGAAGCCATCGCCGGCCGGGTCAAGCAGATCCGTACCCAGATCGACGAGACGACCTCCGACTACGACCGTGAGAAGCTCCAGGAGCGGCTCGCGAAGCTCGTCGGCGGCGTCGCGGTGATCAAGGTCGGAGCGGCGACCGAGACCGAGATGAAGGAGAAGGAGGCCCGCGTCGAGGACGCCATGCACGCGACGAAGGCGGCCGTCGAGGACGGGATCGTCCCGGGCGGCGGCGTCGCGCTCTACCGCGCGATCGAAGCCGTCGACAAGGCGACGAAGGACCAGAAGGGCGACATCAAGATCGGCATCCAGATCGTCAAGCGGGCGCTCGAGGAGCCTCTCCGTCAGATCGTCCACAACGCCGGCCTCGAGGGCTCCGTCATCATCAACGAGATCAAGGAGAAGGGCGCCAACTTCGGCCTGAACG
Coding sequences within:
- the groL gene encoding chaperonin GroEL (60 kDa chaperone family; promotes refolding of misfolded polypeptides especially under stressful conditions; forms two stacked rings of heptamers to form a barrel-shaped 14mer; ends can be capped by GroES; misfolded proteins enter the barrel where they are refolded when GroES binds) — encoded protein: MAAKMILYGEDARQRVLRGVNKLADAVKVTLGPKGRNVVLEKKFGSPTITKDGVTVAKEIELEDSLENMGAQMVREVASKTSDVAGDGTTTATVLAQAIYREGSKNVTAGANPMELKQGIDIAVRAAVDHIDKIKTDVQGKDIAHVGTISANNDAEIGRIIAEAMDKVGKDGVITVEEAKGLETTLEVVEGMQFDRGYLSPYFITDAERMECVLENAKVLLFEKKISNMKDLLPILEQVAKQGKPFLIIAEEVEGEALATLVVNKLRGTLQVAAVKAPGFGDRRKAMLEDIAILTGGKLISEDLGIKLESVKWEDLGSAKKVTVDKENTTIVTDTSDKKKKEAIAGRVKQIRTQIDETTSDYDREKLQERLAKLVGGVAVIKVGAATETEMKEKEARVEDAMHATKAAVEDGIVPGGGVALYRAIEAVDKATKDQKGDIKIGIQIVKRALEEPLRQIVHNAGLEGSVIINEIKEKGANFGLNAATEKVEDMVRSGIIDPAKVTKNALQNAASIAGPMLTTEALVSEIKEKDKAPAGGGMPGGMGGGMGGMY